Within the Methanothrix sp. genome, the region CCCCGACGATCGCTCCCGGGATCTTCTTCTGCACGACCCTGCAGACCGCGGCATCATGCCCCGTGCCGTCTATCACGACCCGCGCCCTGATCGCGAGGGGGTCGACATGTATGCCGGCCATCTCCGCAGCGGTCCAGTTTATGACGAGCCCCACGATCCTGTCGCCCTCGCGGATCATGACATCCTCCACAGTTACGAGATTTATCAGCTCGGCGCCCGCATCGATGGCGCCTGCGGTCAGCTTCGCCACGACCTCTATCGAGTCCGCAACGTAGTATCCCTCTTCGAACTCGCGATACCAGATGCTGTACTCATCGAGGATCCTGCACGCCTCCTTCTGCACAACAATCCTCGGGAACATCATGCCGCCGCCCCAGAGGCCGCCCCCCACAGAAAGGCGCTTCTCGAAGAGCACGACCCTCACATCAGCCTCTGCGAGCCGCTTCGCAGCAACGAGATTCGCAGGACCAGCTCCGACCAGAGCAACATCGACATCTGTGCACTTGAGAAAGCTCTCGAGATAGCTCTCGACTATCGCCCTTGTGATCTTAACCTCGTCCAAAGCCATGTTGTTCTGCGTTGTGTCAGCTGTGATAAATATATTCCCCGCCTGCGAGGGGCGCGTCAGGGATGTGTGGAGGGGGTTGATTCACAGCAGCGGCGGGCGCAAACTGGTATTAGGGCAGCGGCGTATACAGAATATTTAAACCTAATGCTGCGCAGTAGCATTCATGCTCTTCTTTGTGGGCCTAGGGCTGTACGACGAGCGGGACATCTCCGTGAAGGGCCTCGATACAGTGAGATCTGCGGATGTGGTCTATGCTGAGTTCTACACATCCAAGCTCATGGGAACATCCATTGAGAGGCTGGAGAGGCTTTACGGCCGCGAGATAGAGATCCTCTCGAGATCCGAGATCGAGGTTGATCCCAGCTGGCTCGATGATGCCAGAGAAAAGAACGTCGCCCTGCTGGTGGGAGGGGATCCGATGATCTCCACAACACATCTGGATCTGCGGCTCAGGGCGATTGAGATGGGCATTGATACGAGGGTGATACACGCATCGAACATCGCATCCGCAGTTCCCGGGATAACAGGGCTTCAGAACTACAGGTTCGGCAGGTCTGCCACTGTGCCGTTCCCTCACATCGCCAGGGGAAAGCGCATTGTATCATCGACTCCATACGATGCTGTTAAGGACAACCTGATCAGAGATCTGCACACGCTCCTCTACCTCGACATCCAGGAGGGGAGGCTCATGAGCATAAACGAGGCTGCAGCTCTCCTGATTGAGGTCGCAGAGGGAAGGGGGGATTCTGGGTTCGCGTCGAGTCTCGCGGTCGGCATCGCGAGGGCCGGCTCGGAGGATATGTGCGTCAGAGCCGGCATGCTTTCGGATCTGAGAACTTACAGCTTCGGCCCGCCTCTCCATGTGATGGTCATCCCCGGCAGGCTGCACTTCATGGAGGCGAAGGCGCTCAGGATCCTTGCAGGCGCCCCGGAAGAGCTGCTATCGGGATATGTGCTTTGAGGTGATGGTATGAGGTTTCTGATTATAGCTCTCATGATATGTGTCCTTTTATCAACACAGTCCCCCGGAAGGGAGACGACCATAGTCTACTCCGGCAGTGTTGTGCCGCTCGATCAGCAGGCATCTGATGTGAGCGGGATATGGAGCGTGAGCCTGAACGACACCGTGATAACAGCGGCCATCAATCAGACAGGCCGTGAGATCACAGGTCGCTGCAGATCAGACGCCTGGAGCGGCGTGATCTCCGGCATGGTCTCTGGAGATCAGATGAGCATGGCATTTGCAGCGCTCCAGG harbors:
- the dph5 gene encoding diphthine synthase, which gives rise to MLFFVGLGLYDERDISVKGLDTVRSADVVYAEFYTSKLMGTSIERLERLYGREIEILSRSEIEVDPSWLDDAREKNVALLVGGDPMISTTHLDLRLRAIEMGIDTRVIHASNIASAVPGITGLQNYRFGRSATVPFPHIARGKRIVSSTPYDAVKDNLIRDLHTLLYLDIQEGRLMSINEAAALLIEVAEGRGDSGFASSLAVGIARAGSEDMCVRAGMLSDLRTYSFGPPLHVMVIPGRLHFMEAKALRILAGAPEELLSGYVL
- a CDS encoding sulfide-dependent adenosine diphosphate thiazole synthase, giving the protein MALDEVKITRAIVESYLESFLKCTDVDVALVGAGPANLVAAKRLAEADVRVVLFEKRLSVGGGLWGGGMMFPRIVVQKEACRILDEYSIWYREFEEGYYVADSIEVVAKLTAGAIDAGAELINLVTVEDVMIREGDRIVGLVINWTAAEMAGIHVDPLAIRARVVIDGTGHDAAVCRVVQKKIPGAIVGESGVIGEKPMWAEIGEKIVVDATREVYPGLIVAGMAATTVAAGPRMGPIFGGMLLSGEKAASIALEKLAQSVE